Proteins co-encoded in one Halorussus lipolyticus genomic window:
- a CDS encoding mechanosensitive ion channel domain-containing protein, whose protein sequence is MALAQVDFSVLLRDQFQFVLALLILVVGGVGGHVIGRLNRRLLTAAGVPEAVERTPFERTAQSLGTDTVSLVSRLSSWFIYGVVVLIALNVAELLNARLFWNGVLTFIPDLFIAILVFIVGFVVADKAELVVGERLRSVKLPEVGLIPRLVKYTIVYLAALVALGQLGVAVVALLILLGAYAFAIILLGAVALRDLLRSSAAGVYLLLNQPYGIGDEVRVGEDRGIVQEVDVFVTRIENDGEEYIIPNSRVFEQGVVRIRE, encoded by the coding sequence ATGGCCCTCGCGCAGGTCGATTTCTCGGTCCTCCTCCGAGACCAGTTCCAGTTCGTCCTCGCCCTCCTCATCCTCGTCGTCGGTGGGGTCGGCGGCCACGTCATCGGCCGACTCAATCGGCGACTTCTGACCGCGGCAGGGGTCCCCGAGGCAGTCGAGCGCACCCCCTTCGAGCGCACGGCCCAGAGTCTGGGAACCGATACTGTCTCGCTGGTCTCGCGTCTGAGTTCGTGGTTCATCTACGGCGTGGTGGTCCTCATCGCGCTGAACGTCGCGGAACTGCTGAACGCCCGCCTGTTCTGGAACGGCGTGCTAACCTTTATCCCCGACCTGTTCATCGCCATCCTCGTGTTCATCGTCGGGTTCGTGGTCGCCGACAAGGCCGAGTTGGTGGTCGGCGAGCGCCTGCGGTCGGTCAAACTCCCCGAGGTCGGTCTCATCCCGCGACTGGTCAAGTACACCATCGTCTACCTCGCGGCGCTGGTCGCGCTCGGGCAACTCGGCGTGGCCGTCGTGGCCCTCCTCATCCTGCTGGGGGCCTACGCCTTCGCCATCATCCTGCTCGGCGCGGTGGCGCTCCGGGACCTCCTGCGCTCGTCGGCGGCGGGAGTCTACCTCCTGCTCAACCAGCCCTACGGCATCGGCGACGAGGTCCGGGTCGGCGAGGACAGGGGCATCGTCCAAGAGGTTGACGTGTTCGTCACGCGCATCGAGAACGACGGCGAGGAGTACATCATTCCGAACAGCCGGGTGTTCGAGCAGGGCGTCGTCCGGATTCGGGAGTAG
- the dacZ gene encoding diadenylate cyclase DacZ, translated as MADVSELLVDVTDDADAVFLFSPSGSYYDRYADLDAEVDLVVVGPENSVGADSFVELPLEFDNVHERIRFGVEGAMEQGLVEDGDVVVCAVGMFEDSIDTVTRAQASDSMHSGVYDLFANSRADPGVIRDVFEVAIELGQKGQKGKPVGALFVVGDAGKVMNKSRPLSYNPFEKSHVHVGDPIVNVMLKEFSRLDGAFVISDAGKIVSAYRYLEPSAEGVDIPKGLGARHMAAGAITRETNATAIVLSESDGLVRAFKGGELVLELDPEEY; from the coding sequence ATGGCTGACGTGAGCGAACTGTTGGTGGACGTGACCGACGATGCGGACGCCGTCTTTTTGTTCTCCCCGAGCGGTTCCTACTACGACCGCTACGCGGACCTCGACGCGGAGGTGGACCTCGTTGTCGTCGGCCCCGAGAACTCGGTGGGGGCCGACTCGTTCGTGGAACTCCCGCTGGAGTTCGACAACGTTCACGAGCGAATCCGGTTCGGCGTCGAAGGCGCGATGGAACAGGGACTGGTCGAGGACGGCGACGTGGTCGTCTGCGCGGTCGGCATGTTCGAGGACAGCATCGACACCGTGACCAGAGCGCAGGCCAGCGACTCGATGCACTCGGGGGTCTACGACCTGTTCGCCAACTCGCGGGCCGACCCCGGCGTCATCCGGGACGTGTTCGAGGTCGCAATCGAGTTGGGTCAGAAGGGCCAGAAGGGCAAACCGGTCGGCGCGCTGTTCGTCGTCGGCGACGCCGGGAAAGTGATGAACAAGTCCCGGCCCCTCAGCTACAACCCCTTCGAGAAGTCCCACGTCCACGTCGGCGACCCCATCGTGAACGTGATGCTCAAGGAGTTCTCGCGCCTCGACGGCGCGTTCGTCATCTCCGACGCGGGCAAAATCGTCTCGGCCTACCGCTACCTCGAACCCTCCGCCGAGGGCGTGGACATCCCGAAGGGACTGGGCGCGCGCCACATGGCCGCCGGGGCAATCACCCGCGAGACGAACGCCACCGCCATCGTCCTCTCGGAGAGCGACGGACTGGTCCGGGCGTTCAAGGGTGGTGAACTGGTTCTGGAACTCGACCCGGAGGAGTACTGA
- a CDS encoding transcription initiation factor IIB family protein yields the protein MYRARDHVENERWLAEIEESADRLALGTEARSRATDLFLSTVSEWDDPSDRDADSRRAVAAASLYAGSLIEGDQRSQSEVAEAVGVARLTIQQRWKELLREAGLEPPSW from the coding sequence GTGTATCGGGCACGCGACCACGTGGAAAACGAGCGTTGGCTGGCCGAAATCGAGGAGTCCGCCGACCGGTTAGCACTCGGGACCGAGGCCCGTTCCCGAGCGACCGACCTGTTCCTCTCGACCGTCTCCGAGTGGGACGACCCAAGCGACCGGGACGCCGACTCCCGGCGGGCCGTCGCGGCGGCCAGCCTCTACGCCGGGTCGCTCATCGAGGGCGACCAGCGGTCCCAGAGCGAGGTTGCGGAGGCCGTGGGGGTCGCGCGACTGACGATTCAGCAACGCTGGAAGGAACTGCTTCGGGAAGCGGGTTTGGAACCGCCGTCTTGGTGA
- a CDS encoding phosphopantetheine adenylyltransferase has translation MRVALGGTFDPVHDGHRALFERAFQVGDVTVGLTSDELAPKTRHEDRYVRPFEERKADLEAILAEFADEYDREFEVRELTEPTGIATEPQFDALVVSPETTDGAERINEIRDERGFDPLEVEIVPHVEAEDGDIISSTRIVKGEIDEHGNLTPERDGRDAER, from the coding sequence ATGAGGGTTGCCTTGGGCGGGACGTTCGACCCGGTCCACGACGGCCACCGGGCGCTGTTCGAGCGTGCGTTTCAGGTCGGCGACGTGACGGTCGGACTGACCAGCGACGAACTCGCACCGAAGACGCGCCACGAGGACCGGTACGTTCGCCCGTTCGAGGAGCGAAAAGCCGACTTGGAGGCCATTCTCGCCGAGTTCGCCGACGAGTACGACCGCGAGTTCGAGGTCCGCGAGTTGACCGAACCGACCGGCATCGCCACCGAACCGCAGTTCGACGCGCTGGTGGTCTCGCCCGAGACGACCGACGGTGCCGAGCGCATCAACGAAATTCGAGACGAGCGCGGATTCGACCCGCTCGAAGTCGAAATCGTGCCCCACGTCGAGGCCGAGGACGGCGACATCATCTCCAGCACGCGAATCGTCAAGGGCGAAATCGACGAACACGGGAACCTGACCCCCGAGCGCGACGGCCGAGACGCCGAACGCTGA
- a CDS encoding helix-turn-helix domain-containing protein, whose amino-acid sequence MAGDKALSVEQEVEDPERDRISKGRERLEEEADRAVDQFDQGIVDLLSWVLDTETRARIYVYLRQHPHSTSEEIAEGTGLYPSTVRESLAELHDEEKVQRRKRESEGAGNNPYEYTAIAPSELVGGIVGQVQDELNTVFNLDTHLESDDRSDRTDAVETTEPVSIRVEERESDDSTTESGETDESGESDDE is encoded by the coding sequence GTGGCCGGCGACAAGGCCCTCTCGGTCGAGCAGGAGGTCGAAGACCCGGAGCGCGACCGCATCTCGAAGGGCCGCGAGCGCCTCGAGGAGGAGGCCGACCGGGCAGTGGACCAGTTCGACCAAGGCATCGTGGACCTGCTGTCGTGGGTGCTGGACACCGAGACGCGGGCGCGAATCTACGTCTACCTTCGCCAGCATCCCCACAGCACCAGCGAGGAGATAGCCGAGGGGACCGGTCTGTACCCCTCGACGGTTCGGGAGTCGCTGGCAGAACTCCACGACGAGGAGAAGGTCCAGCGCCGAAAGCGCGAGAGCGAGGGGGCCGGGAACAACCCCTACGAGTACACTGCCATCGCGCCGAGCGAACTGGTCGGCGGCATCGTCGGGCAGGTCCAAGACGAACTCAACACGGTGTTCAACCTCGACACGCACCTCGAATCCGACGACCGGTCGGACCGGACCGACGCTGTCGAGACCACCGAACCGGTCAGCATCCGGGTCGAGGAGCGCGAATCGGACGATTCGACCACGGAGTCGGGCGAAACCGACGAATCCGGCGAGTCCGACGACGAGTAA
- a CDS encoding glutamate--cysteine ligase — MDSGSAASFEEMGTLGIEEEFYVVDDRGVPTAGTDELVYERDPPEILEERLDHELFKCVIETQTPKIERPGDARENLLAVRNALVDHAEAGGFQIAAAGLHPGAKWRELEHAEKERYRAQLERIQYPQHRNTTAGLHVHVGVDDADKAVWIANEIRWYIPVMLALSANSPYWNGFDTGLQSARAKIFEALPNTGMPTCFDSYDDFADFEATMLRSDSIADRGELWYDVRPHTGLGTVEVRTPDGQANPDRVMAFVEYTHALVEDLSARYDDGEEGYRHRRELLDENKWRALRYGHDAGFIRRDREGEIGLGEVVDRECERLGVSGIRDIYEAESGATRQRRIRDDEGVGALYESLLLERR; from the coding sequence ATGGACTCGGGTTCGGCTGCAAGCTTCGAGGAGATGGGCACGCTGGGCATCGAGGAGGAGTTTTACGTAGTAGACGACCGCGGGGTCCCCACCGCGGGAACCGACGAACTCGTCTACGAGCGCGACCCGCCCGAGATACTCGAGGAACGACTCGACCACGAACTGTTCAAGTGCGTCATCGAGACCCAGACGCCGAAAATCGAGCGTCCGGGAGACGCCCGCGAGAACCTGCTGGCGGTCCGGAACGCCTTGGTGGACCACGCCGAGGCCGGTGGGTTCCAAATCGCGGCGGCGGGCCTCCACCCCGGCGCGAAGTGGCGCGAACTGGAACACGCCGAGAAGGAACGCTACCGCGCCCAACTGGAGCGGATTCAGTACCCACAGCACCGCAACACCACCGCGGGCCTCCACGTCCACGTCGGGGTTGACGACGCCGACAAGGCGGTCTGGATTGCCAACGAGATTCGGTGGTACATCCCCGTGATGCTCGCCCTCTCGGCCAACTCGCCCTACTGGAACGGCTTCGACACCGGCCTCCAGTCGGCCCGCGCCAAGATTTTCGAGGCCCTGCCGAACACCGGGATGCCGACCTGCTTCGACTCCTACGACGACTTCGCGGACTTCGAGGCGACCATGCTTCGCTCCGACTCCATCGCCGACCGGGGCGAACTCTGGTACGACGTGCGACCCCACACCGGCCTCGGCACCGTCGAGGTCCGGACCCCCGACGGGCAGGCGAATCCCGACCGCGTGATGGCGTTCGTGGAGTACACCCACGCGCTGGTCGAGGACCTGTCTGCGAGGTACGACGACGGCGAGGAGGGCTATCGACACCGCCGGGAACTGTTGGACGAGAACAAGTGGCGCGCGCTCCGCTACGGCCACGACGCCGGGTTCATCCGGCGGGACCGCGAGGGCGAAATCGGCCTCGGCGAGGTCGTAGACCGCGAGTGTGAGCGACTGGGCGTCTCGGGAATCCGGGACATCTACGAGGCCGAGAGCGGCGCGACCCGCCAGCGCCGGATTCGAGACGACGAGGGCGTGGGTGCCCTCTACGAGTCACTGCTCCTCGAACGCCGGTAG
- a CDS encoding fibrillarin-like rRNA/tRNA 2'-O-methyltransferase: MSDLPDDRSADLPDGLPEGVERRSFGDRNRLATRGEPVYGEPTDEGWRCWDAGRSKLAAMVESGMDTGLAGRETVLYLGAASGTTVSHVADFAGPTYAVEFAPRPVRDLVGVAEDRKNLFPLLKDARRPDTYAHVVEAEVDAIVQDVATRGQARVAVENSRFLRDDGRLLAAIKARSEDVTRDPEDVFEDALADLRESYEVLETERLEPYHDDHLGVVARPR; this comes from the coding sequence ATGAGCGACCTGCCAGACGACCGGTCGGCCGACCTGCCCGACGGCCTCCCCGAAGGCGTTGAGCGCCGGAGCTTCGGCGACCGTAATCGCCTCGCCACCCGAGGAGAACCGGTCTACGGCGAACCCACCGACGAGGGCTGGCGGTGCTGGGACGCCGGGCGCTCGAAACTCGCCGCGATGGTCGAGTCCGGGATGGACACCGGCCTCGCGGGCAGAGAGACGGTCCTCTATCTCGGCGCGGCCAGCGGAACCACCGTGAGCCACGTCGCCGACTTCGCCGGACCGACCTACGCCGTGGAGTTCGCTCCTCGGCCGGTCCGGGATTTGGTCGGCGTCGCCGAGGACCGCAAAAACCTGTTCCCCCTGCTGAAGGACGCTCGCCGACCCGACACCTACGCGCACGTCGTGGAGGCCGAGGTGGACGCCATCGTCCAAGACGTTGCGACCCGCGGTCAGGCCCGCGTGGCGGTCGAAAACAGCCGGTTCCTCCGGGACGACGGGCGACTGCTGGCGGCCATCAAGGCCCGGAGCGAGGACGTGACCAGAGACCCCGAAGACGTGTTCGAGGACGCGCTGGCGGACCTCCGCGAATCCTACGAGGTGCTTGAGACCGAACGCCTCGAACCGTACCACGACGACCACCTCGGCGTCGTCGCCCGGCCGAGGTAG
- a CDS encoding NOP5/NOP56 family protein → MTEDTTRPDETAGWFEGVAPDDAEAGAARIREGRADAPDDWPERAIAAGFADDADDYYAKLREASLTAAREAVAEREQAGDKQLVHAVRAMDDSADEANELAERVAEWAGSRYPDAGTGVDYARELSARDPESPTDERLISLAERVADLADEADDLREFLERETPEVAPNLSALAGPVLGARLISLAGGLESLAKMSSGTVQVLGAEDALFAHLRGRAPSPKHGVIFTHEFVRGTHPDDRGSAARTLAGKLTIAARIDHYSGERKPELDDELQRRMDQIRGRRNDEQGGDGE, encoded by the coding sequence ATGACCGAGGACACAACCCGCCCGGACGAGACCGCCGGGTGGTTCGAGGGGGTAGCCCCCGACGACGCCGAGGCCGGCGCGGCCCGAATCCGGGAGGGCCGGGCCGACGCACCCGACGACTGGCCCGAGCGGGCGATTGCGGCCGGGTTCGCCGACGACGCCGACGACTACTACGCCAAACTGCGCGAGGCGTCGCTCACCGCCGCCAGAGAGGCCGTCGCCGAGCGAGAGCAGGCCGGCGACAAGCAACTCGTCCACGCGGTCCGGGCGATGGACGACTCTGCGGACGAGGCCAACGAACTCGCCGAGCGCGTCGCCGAGTGGGCCGGAAGCCGGTACCCTGACGCCGGGACCGGGGTGGACTACGCCCGCGAGTTGTCCGCCCGCGACCCCGAGTCGCCGACCGACGAGCGACTGATTTCGCTGGCCGAGCGGGTGGCTGACCTCGCCGACGAGGCCGACGACCTCCGGGAGTTCCTCGAACGCGAGACGCCCGAGGTCGCTCCGAACCTCTCCGCGCTGGCCGGGCCGGTCCTCGGCGCGCGACTCATCTCGCTGGCGGGCGGCCTCGAATCGCTCGCCAAGATGTCGTCGGGGACCGTGCAGGTCCTCGGCGCTGAGGACGCGCTGTTCGCGCACCTCCGGGGCCGCGCTCCCTCGCCGAAACACGGCGTCATCTTCACCCACGAGTTCGTCCGGGGAACCCACCCCGACGACCGGGGGTCGGCGGCCCGGACCCTCGCCGGAAAGCTGACCATCGCGGCCCGCATCGACCACTACTCCGGCGAGCGCAAACCCGAGTTGGACGACGAGCTACAGCGCCGGATGGACCAGATTCGCGGACGACGGAACGACGAGCAAGGAGGTGACGGCGAATGA
- a CDS encoding Hsp20/alpha crystallin family protein has product MTPRKRRPSDTRPKPQIRVDVADRHGEYVITADLPGVRKQDIDLRARKNRVQIAVDPDGSEAELGSFVRRVRDHGPVSRTIRLPERVNEKRIDAEYLNGQLRITLPKYEQRRSVDVK; this is encoded by the coding sequence ATGACGCCCAGAAAGCGACGCCCGAGCGACACCCGGCCGAAGCCACAGATTCGGGTCGATGTCGCCGACCGACACGGAGAGTACGTTATCACCGCCGACCTGCCCGGCGTCCGCAAGCAGGACATCGACCTGCGGGCCAGAAAGAACCGCGTCCAAATCGCCGTGGACCCCGACGGGTCCGAGGCCGAGCTGGGGAGTTTCGTCCGGCGAGTGCGCGACCACGGTCCCGTGAGTCGGACGATTCGACTGCCCGAGCGAGTGAACGAGAAGCGAATCGACGCCGAGTACCTGAACGGCCAACTTCGGATTACGCTTCCGAAGTACGAGCAACGTCGGTCGGTCGATGTGAAGTAG
- a CDS encoding methylated-DNA--[protein]-cysteine S-methyltransferase, protein MNVEIFDRTVALDASRVSASEAEIRAQVEEYAAGERREFDLSVDLPEDFAGEVTAAMQNIPYGETRTYGEIAASLDTAPVAVGRACGANPVPLVVPCHRVVGADSLGGYSAGDGVAFKRRLLELEGAVPNRE, encoded by the coding sequence ATGAACGTCGAAATCTTCGACCGCACCGTCGCACTCGACGCCAGTCGCGTCTCGGCCTCGGAGGCCGAAATCCGAGCGCAAGTCGAGGAGTACGCCGCGGGCGAGCGCCGGGAGTTCGACCTCTCGGTGGACCTGCCCGAGGACTTCGCAGGCGAGGTCACGGCCGCGATGCAGAACATCCCCTACGGCGAGACTCGGACCTACGGCGAAATCGCGGCCAGCCTCGACACAGCACCGGTCGCCGTCGGCCGGGCCTGTGGCGCGAATCCGGTCCCGCTGGTCGTGCCCTGCCACCGCGTCGTCGGCGCGGACTCGCTCGGTGGCTACTCGGCGGGCGACGGCGTGGCGTTCAAGAGGCGACTCCTCGAACTCGAAGGCGCTGTGCCGAACCGCGAGTAG
- the paaE gene encoding 1,2-phenylacetyl-CoA epoxidase subunit PaaE, with product MNRRPDPSVETSGDDSGAECPYCGSTETEREHPKGPSLCRSMHYCNDCEQPFEKFE from the coding sequence ATGAACCGACGACCGGACCCGAGCGTCGAAACCTCTGGCGACGACAGCGGGGCCGAGTGCCCCTACTGCGGTTCGACCGAGACCGAGCGCGAGCATCCGAAGGGACCGTCGCTCTGTCGGTCGATGCACTACTGCAACGACTGCGAACAGCCCTTCGAGAAGTTCGAGTAG
- a CDS encoding metal-sulfur cluster assembly factor has product MPATGEGAEGIEADVWEALYGVEDPEMPVSIVDLGLIYNVEVTERVDSEAPEESRRGGETAGSYHAEVLMTLTYSGCPARDMLTDEVEREVAGVEGIESVDLRLVWSPEWSIEMVTEQGKEDLNDFGLSV; this is encoded by the coding sequence ATGCCGGCGACCGGCGAGGGTGCGGAGGGCATCGAGGCCGACGTGTGGGAGGCTCTCTACGGCGTCGAGGACCCCGAGATGCCAGTCTCCATCGTGGACCTCGGTCTCATCTACAACGTCGAAGTGACCGAGCGAGTGGACAGCGAGGCTCCGGAGGAGTCTCGTAGAGGCGGTGAAACCGCCGGAAGCTACCACGCCGAGGTCCTGATGACGCTGACCTACTCGGGGTGTCCCGCCCGCGACATGCTCACCGACGAGGTGGAGCGCGAAGTGGCGGGCGTCGAGGGCATCGAGTCGGTGGACCTGCGACTCGTCTGGAGTCCCGAGTGGTCCATCGAGATGGTGACCGAACAGGGTAAAGAAGACCTGAACGACTTCGGACTGAGCGTCTAA
- the paaC gene encoding 1,2-phenylacetyl-CoA epoxidase subunit PaaC — MASAEQLAGPDELSDDEQEAVETLLFRLADDEFVIAERYTEWQVRAPTLESDLALANIAQDELGHARLWYDLLQDFGPDEPDLIWERPPDEWRHSTLVELPFEEGDWADPILRSYLYDVAEEIRLEALVDSSYARIRDRVGKIQGEEDYHREHAQNWLERLTDDDEGTRRVQQALDRLLPYALTIFAPTDEDIEARIDELGLRTESLADMREEWLDTVVPYLEGLGLSVDEAELPEQYDTHHEGLELPDELGRDRTHTDDWDVLWDEFTNTYRDLGRSEATRIMKDPDEVE, encoded by the coding sequence ATGGCGAGCGCAGAGCAGTTGGCCGGACCCGACGAACTCTCCGACGACGAGCAGGAAGCGGTCGAGACCCTGCTGTTCCGCCTCGCGGACGACGAGTTCGTGATTGCGGAGCGATACACCGAGTGGCAGGTTCGGGCACCGACGCTCGAATCCGACCTCGCGCTGGCCAACATCGCGCAGGACGAACTGGGTCACGCCCGCCTCTGGTACGACCTCTTGCAGGACTTCGGTCCCGACGAACCGGACCTTATCTGGGAGCGCCCGCCCGATGAGTGGCGTCACAGTACCCTCGTCGAACTCCCCTTCGAGGAGGGCGACTGGGCCGACCCCATCCTGCGGTCGTACCTCTACGACGTGGCCGAGGAGATTCGCCTCGAAGCCCTCGTGGATTCGTCCTACGCACGAATCCGGGACCGAGTGGGCAAGATTCAGGGTGAGGAAGACTACCACCGCGAACACGCCCAGAACTGGCTCGAACGACTCACCGACGACGACGAGGGCACGCGGCGCGTCCAGCAGGCGCTCGACCGACTCCTGCCCTACGCGCTGACTATCTTCGCGCCGACGGACGAGGACATCGAGGCCCGCATCGACGAGTTGGGCCTCCGGACCGAATCCCTCGCCGACATGCGCGAGGAGTGGCTGGACACCGTGGTCCCGTACCTCGAAGGGTTGGGTCTCTCGGTGGACGAGGCCGAACTGCCCGAGCAGTACGACACCCACCACGAGGGCCTCGAACTCCCCGACGAACTCGGCAGAGACCGGACCCACACCGACGACTGGGACGTCCTCTGGGACGAGTTCACCAACACGTACCGTGACCTCGGTCGGTCCGAGGCGACCCGCATCATGAAAGACCCCGACGAGGTGGAGTAA
- the paaB gene encoding 1,2-phenylacetyl-CoA epoxidase subunit PaaB, whose product MIWEVFRQEQAGEYHTHCGNVHAPDREMALLFAEIQHGRRKPTNSLWVAPQQEIGEVDTEDAKFGGTTDKSYRWAQTYSFEAAAEEVAESESEQVKAETERQRGDD is encoded by the coding sequence ATGATTTGGGAAGTATTCCGACAGGAGCAGGCCGGGGAGTATCACACCCACTGCGGAAACGTCCACGCGCCGGACCGCGAGATGGCCCTGCTGTTCGCCGAGATTCAGCACGGGCGGCGCAAGCCGACCAACAGCCTCTGGGTCGCGCCCCAGCAGGAAATCGGCGAGGTCGACACCGAGGACGCCAAGTTCGGCGGCACGACCGACAAGTCCTACCGGTGGGCACAGACCTACAGCTTCGAGGCCGCGGCCGAGGAGGTCGCCGAGTCCGAGAGCGAACAGGTCAAAGCCGAGACCGAGCGCCAGCGAGGTGACGACTGA
- the paaA gene encoding 1,2-phenylacetyl-CoA epoxidase subunit PaaA, with protein MDIEQVKERAGPREFSPKDDLPEKYRKAATRMIQFHANSEIMGAYLERPFIREAPSLDRKLAFSAKTQDEIGHGQLLYRAAESLGIKTREQMLDELAEGKGKFLNCFHYPMDSWVETPMIAFFVDGAAMRRQATLKQSSWEPYAHAMDKVCFEEGFHVKHGEAILYELMTGSKSEQERTQEAFEKWWPRIIQFFGPTDDKSTHHDFSADVGLKTMTNDELRNAFLNAYIPKAKKYGLEIPDTPRIRENGDGTYEVVEDDLDWDEFFTIAKNDYEGSHEQIGKRSRTQEAVEWVRNSMDGWEAKSAGQTPQAAD; from the coding sequence ATGGACATCGAACAGGTCAAAGAGCGCGCCGGACCGCGTGAATTCAGTCCGAAGGACGACCTTCCGGAGAAGTACCGGAAGGCCGCCACGCGGATGATTCAGTTCCACGCCAACAGCGAAATTATGGGGGCGTACCTCGAACGACCCTTCATCCGCGAGGCCCCGAGCCTCGACCGGAAATTGGCCTTCTCCGCGAAGACCCAAGACGAAATCGGCCACGGGCAACTGCTGTACCGTGCCGCCGAATCGCTCGGCATCAAGACCCGCGAACAGATGCTGGACGAACTCGCCGAGGGGAAGGGTAAGTTCCTCAACTGCTTCCACTACCCGATGGACTCGTGGGTCGAGACGCCCATGATTGCGTTCTTCGTGGACGGTGCGGCGATGCGCCGACAGGCCACGCTCAAGCAGTCCAGTTGGGAACCCTACGCCCACGCGATGGACAAGGTGTGTTTCGAGGAGGGCTTCCACGTCAAGCACGGCGAGGCCATCCTCTACGAACTCATGACAGGTTCCAAGAGCGAGCAGGAGCGCACCCAAGAGGCCTTCGAGAAGTGGTGGCCCCGAATCATCCAGTTCTTCGGCCCGACCGACGACAAGTCCACCCACCACGACTTCTCGGCCGACGTGGGTCTGAAGACGATGACCAACGACGAACTCCGCAACGCCTTCCTCAACGCCTACATCCCGAAGGCCAAGAAGTACGGCCTCGAAATCCCCGACACGCCGCGAATCCGCGAGAACGGCGACGGCACCTACGAAGTCGTGGAGGACGACCTCGACTGGGACGAGTTCTTCACCATCGCCAAGAACGACTACGAGGGGAGCCACGAGCAAATCGGCAAGCGGAGTCGCACCCAAGAGGCAGTCGAGTGGGTTCGCAACAGCATGGATGGCTGGGAAGCCAAGAGCGCGGGCCAGACCCCGCAGGCGGCCGATTAA
- a CDS encoding helix-turn-helix domain-containing protein — protein sequence MIDECLVVEFSVTGDDCPLAEATRDTGTTIDARPPQLRSDDNALLRFSAGEKADELAELLDADDRIRYLHVSRTDSRTNFRCLSKHPCAVHELTDAGFMAETLQYRKGVERYTGAVVGHDVLQGVLAAAAETVGVSLERVFPLGSEDDEAVAQRWDVTPAQEVALRTALEMGYFAVPREVTAEEVADELTISKSAFLERLHRGQATLFAQVFG from the coding sequence GTGATAGACGAGTGCTTAGTAGTCGAGTTCAGCGTCACGGGCGACGACTGTCCGCTCGCCGAGGCCACCCGCGACACCGGGACCACCATCGACGCCCGGCCGCCGCAACTGCGCTCCGACGACAACGCGCTCCTCCGGTTCTCCGCGGGCGAGAAGGCCGACGAACTCGCCGAACTCCTCGACGCCGACGACAGGATTCGCTACCTCCACGTCTCCCGGACCGACAGCAGGACCAACTTCCGGTGCCTGTCGAAACACCCCTGCGCGGTCCACGAGTTGACCGACGCCGGATTCATGGCCGAGACGCTCCAGTACCGGAAGGGCGTCGAACGCTACACCGGAGCGGTCGTGGGTCACGACGTGTTGCAGGGCGTGCTGGCGGCGGCCGCGGAGACCGTCGGCGTGTCGCTGGAACGGGTGTTTCCGCTCGGGAGCGAGGACGACGAGGCGGTCGCCCAACGCTGGGACGTGACGCCCGCCCAAGAGGTCGCGCTCCGGACCGCGCTGGAGATGGGCTACTTCGCGGTCCCCCGCGAGGTCACGGCCGAGGAGGTCGCAGACGAGTTAACCATCAGCAAGTCGGCGTTTCTGGAGCGACTGCATCGGGGGCAGGCGACGCTGTTCGCGCAGGTGTTCGGATAG
- a CDS encoding PaaI family thioesterase produces MDVENFFEEMPFADLLGVEVTEVEEGHAEGELQMREELSWNADHMMAHGGVTFTLADTVGGAALVSLVDQPVPTIDMRIDYLEAGTGDLYAEADVVRCGSDVGVVDVEVYAEDDTQVADARGVYKTG; encoded by the coding sequence ATGGACGTAGAGAACTTCTTCGAGGAGATGCCCTTCGCCGACCTGCTCGGCGTGGAAGTGACCGAAGTCGAGGAGGGCCACGCAGAGGGCGAACTACAGATGCGCGAGGAGTTATCGTGGAACGCCGACCACATGATGGCCCACGGCGGGGTCACATTCACGCTCGCCGACACGGTGGGCGGCGCGGCGCTGGTCTCGCTGGTGGACCAACCGGTCCCGACCATCGACATGCGAATCGACTACCTCGAGGCCGGGACCGGCGACCTCTACGCCGAGGCCGATGTCGTCCGGTGCGGAAGCGACGTGGGCGTCGTGGATGTAGAGGTCTACGCCGAAGACGACACGCAGGTCGCCGACGCGCGCGGTGTCTACAAGACGGGGTAG